A region from the Geotrypetes seraphini chromosome 10, aGeoSer1.1, whole genome shotgun sequence genome encodes:
- the PDCL gene encoding phosducin-like protein isoform X1 codes for MTTLDDKLLGEKLQYYYSSSDDEDSENENQQAPTFCEYGDRKSKVNKDGSSVNTGPKGVINDWQRFKQLETEQHEEQCKELEQLIQKLSMTCRSHLDEQKEEQKQKDLGDKISGKIILQEYRLQDEDEEFLQQYRKQRMEEMKKQLHSGQEFRQIFEITSGKGFLDTIDKEHKNTLIMIHIYEDGIPGSESVNGCMICLANEYPTVKFCRVKSSLIGASTRFTSSALPALLVYKGSELIGNFVRVTDQLGDDFFAVDLEAYLQECGLLPEKDLSILSSIRNSSTVYNDDSDLEID; via the exons ATGACCACTCTGGATGACAAGTTACTTGGTGAGAAGCTGCAGTATTATTATAGTAGCAGCGATGATGAAGACAGTGAAAATGAGAATCAGCAGGCACCAACTTTCTGTGAATATGGGGATAGAAAATCCAAGGTGAATAAGGATGGCAGTTCAGTCAATACAG GTCCAAAAGGTGTTATCAATGACTGGCAGCGTTTTAAACAGCTGGAAACTGAACAACATGAAGAGCAGTGCAAAGAATTGGAACAGCTTATCCAGAAACTTTCTATGACATGCAGATCCCATCTTGATGAGCAGAAGGAAGAGCAGAAGCAAAAAGATCTTGGAGATAAAATCAGTGGAAAG ATAATATTACAGGAATACAGACTTCAGGATGAAGATGAAGAGTTTTTACAGCAGtacagaaaacagagaatggaGGAGATGAAAAAGCAGCTGCATAGTGGGCAAGAGTTCAGGCAAATTTTTGAAATTACCAGCGGCAAAGGATTTCTGGACACAATAGATAAAGAACACAAAAATACCCTTATAATGATTCACATTTATGAAGATGGCATTCCAGGCTCAGAGTCTGTAAATGGCTGTATGATCTGTCTTGCTAATGAATATCCGACGGTCAAGTTTTGTAGAGTCAAAAGCTCTTTGATTGGTGCCAGCACAAGATTTACCAGCAGTGCTTTGCCCGCTCTCCTTGTGTATAAGGGCAGTGAGCTAATTGGTAATTTTGTGCGAGTTACTGATCAGCTCGGGGACGATTTCTTTGCTGTAGATTTAGAAGCATATCTCCAAGAATGTGGTCTGCTTCCAGAAAAAGATCTGTCCATCCTTTCTTCCATACGTAATTCTTCAACTGTGTATAATGATGACAGTGATCTTGAAATAGACTGA